The proteins below come from a single Plantactinospora sp. KBS50 genomic window:
- a CDS encoding DUF885 domain-containing protein — protein MQDFMPLAERIVDALMASRPELAATVGDHRFDDRLPDLSGGAVAADAAMLVDAANALSELDGELLDPTEQVDHAVLSALVDRYLFESTEVRSAEWDPLEHNPGALLHALIARPFAPADERLASLAGRLRAVPDALATARATLTDIPRIHLETAVGQFAGTAALVRDELPRLLAEAPALRREVEPAAQAAVAELDSFTDWLRGRLRADDGPGRDPRLGRRLWEARLWHTLDTELPAARVLELARANLDRVTEEITAAAVELVGGPATPETVRRALDRLAEQRPDNGSIVALAKRTLDETTDFVREHDLVSLVADPCVVMEMPEFARGVAVAYCDAPGPLETAPLPTFYCIAPTPSDWPAQRVESFYREYNDHMVRNLTVHEAMPGHFLQLAHSRRHTGSSPVRALRHSGPFLEGWAVYAEELMADAGFGGLPVRLQQLKMQLRTSINAILDQLVHCEGLSEAEGMALMVERGFQEEGEAAGKWRRSLLTATQLSTYFVGYTEVAGIAAARPAGTSVRQWHDAMLAHGSPPPRHVRTLLSR, from the coding sequence GTGCAGGACTTCATGCCCCTCGCCGAGCGGATCGTCGACGCGCTGATGGCCAGCCGGCCCGAGCTGGCGGCCACCGTCGGTGACCACCGGTTCGACGACCGACTGCCCGATCTGTCCGGTGGCGCCGTCGCCGCGGACGCCGCCATGCTGGTGGACGCCGCGAACGCGCTGTCCGAACTGGACGGTGAGCTGCTCGATCCGACCGAACAGGTGGACCATGCGGTGCTGTCCGCGCTGGTCGACCGCTACCTGTTCGAATCCACCGAGGTGCGCTCGGCCGAGTGGGACCCGCTGGAGCACAACCCCGGCGCGCTGCTGCACGCCCTGATCGCGCGCCCGTTCGCCCCGGCGGACGAGCGGCTGGCCAGCCTCGCCGGCCGGCTGCGCGCCGTACCCGACGCGTTGGCGACCGCCCGGGCCACGCTTACCGACATCCCCCGGATCCACCTGGAGACCGCGGTCGGCCAGTTCGCCGGCACCGCCGCGCTGGTCCGCGACGAGCTGCCGCGGCTGCTGGCCGAGGCACCGGCGCTGCGCCGGGAGGTCGAGCCGGCCGCCCAGGCGGCCGTCGCCGAGCTGGACTCCTTCACCGACTGGCTGCGCGGGCGGCTGCGCGCCGACGACGGACCGGGCCGCGACCCGCGGCTCGGTCGCCGGCTGTGGGAGGCCCGGCTGTGGCACACCCTGGACACCGAGCTGCCGGCCGCGCGGGTGCTGGAACTGGCCCGGGCCAACCTCGACCGGGTGACCGAGGAGATCACCGCGGCGGCCGTCGAGCTGGTGGGCGGCCCCGCCACCCCGGAGACGGTACGCCGGGCGCTGGACCGGCTCGCCGAACAGCGCCCCGACAACGGGTCCATCGTGGCGCTGGCGAAACGGACGCTTGACGAGACCACCGACTTCGTCCGGGAACACGACCTGGTGTCGCTGGTGGCCGACCCGTGCGTGGTGATGGAGATGCCGGAGTTCGCCCGCGGGGTGGCGGTCGCCTACTGCGACGCGCCCGGCCCGCTGGAGACCGCGCCGCTGCCGACGTTCTACTGCATCGCGCCCACCCCGTCCGACTGGCCGGCCCAGCGGGTCGAGTCGTTCTACCGCGAGTACAACGACCACATGGTGCGGAACCTGACCGTGCACGAGGCGATGCCGGGACACTTCCTCCAGCTCGCCCACTCCCGCCGGCACACCGGCAGCAGCCCCGTCCGCGCCCTCCGCCACTCCGGGCCGTTCCTTGAGGGCTGGGCCGTGTACGCCGAGGAGCTGATGGCCGACGCCGGGTTCGGCGGGCTGCCGGTCCGTCTCCAGCAGCTCAAGATGCAGCTGCGGACCAGCATCAACGCCATCCTCGACCAGCTCGTGCACTGCGAGGGGCTGTCCGAGGCCGAGGGGATGGCGTTGATGGTCGAGCGTGGCTTCCAGGAGGAGGGCGAGGCGGCCGGCAAGTGGCGCCGGTCCCTGCTGACCGCCACCCAGCTCTCGACGTACTTCGTCGGCTACACCGAGGTGGCCGGGATCGCGGCGGCCCGGCCGGCGGGTACGTCGGTGCGGCAGTGGCACGACGCGATGCTGGCGCACGGCTCGCCGCCGCCCCGGCACGTCCGGACCCTGCTGAGCCGATAG
- a CDS encoding nucleoside triphosphate pyrophosphohydrolase, with protein sequence MPRIVLLVTSPRLPAGLLSAAAWDAVRAGPVLAGEQSPQVTALRAAGVGVRIAGAEPVRELLAAAAEHGDTVWLAGPAGDEALARELGMRLAREPGLAELELLYGSWDPPGARLLDAVAVMDRLASPGGDPWKREQTHQTLAPYLLEEAYEAYDAIRAGDLDALREELGDVLLQVVLHARMAEELPSDDRWTVDDVAGGLVDKMIRRNPHVFAGAQVGTVEEITENWERIKRTERPDRSALDGIALSQPALALAAKILDRATRAGLDVPLPEPAPDDPHRRLGAELLAAVARARAAGLDPEAALRAAALVHADEVRAAESRRSH encoded by the coding sequence CTGCCGCGCATCGTCCTGCTGGTCACCTCGCCCCGGCTGCCCGCGGGTCTGCTGAGCGCCGCGGCCTGGGACGCGGTACGGGCCGGACCGGTGCTGGCCGGCGAGCAGAGCCCGCAGGTCACCGCCCTGCGGGCGGCCGGCGTGGGCGTCCGGATCGCAGGCGCGGAGCCGGTGCGCGAGCTGCTGGCCGCCGCCGCCGAGCACGGCGACACGGTGTGGCTGGCCGGTCCGGCCGGTGACGAGGCGCTGGCCCGGGAGCTGGGCATGCGGCTGGCCCGGGAACCGGGGCTGGCCGAGCTGGAGCTGCTGTACGGCTCGTGGGACCCGCCCGGCGCCCGGCTGCTGGACGCGGTCGCGGTGATGGACCGGCTCGCGTCGCCCGGCGGCGACCCGTGGAAGCGGGAACAGACCCACCAGACGCTCGCGCCTTACCTGCTGGAGGAGGCGTACGAGGCGTACGACGCCATCCGCGCCGGCGACCTGGACGCGCTGCGCGAGGAACTGGGCGACGTGCTGCTCCAGGTGGTGCTGCACGCGCGGATGGCCGAGGAACTGCCCTCCGACGACCGGTGGACCGTCGATGACGTGGCCGGCGGGCTGGTGGACAAGATGATCCGCCGCAATCCGCACGTCTTCGCCGGGGCGCAGGTGGGCACGGTCGAGGAGATCACCGAGAACTGGGAGCGGATCAAGCGGACCGAGAGGCCGGACCGCTCGGCGCTGGACGGGATCGCGCTCAGCCAGCCGGCGCTCGCCCTGGCCGCCAAGATCCTCGACCGGGCCACCCGGGCCGGACTCGACGTACCGCTGCCGGAGCCGGCGCCGGACGATCCGCACCGGCGGCTCGGTGCGGAACTGCTCGCGGCGGTCGCCCGGGCCCGCGCGGCCGGCCTGGACCCCGAGGCCGCGCTGCGGGCGGCGGCGCTGGTCCACGCCGACGAGGTACGCGCCGCCGAGTCGCGCCGATCGCACTAG
- the ppc gene encoding phosphoenolpyruvate carboxylase has protein sequence MTDHHHPGGPDAALRADIRRLGTLLGQTLARQEGPPLLDLVEEVRALVRTDADAEAAAARLGAMDIATGTKLARAFSTYFHLANITEQVHRARDLRRQRAVNGGWLDQAASLIAERGVPADEIAEAARRLAVRPVFTAHPTEAARRSILTKLRAIADELDAEAAAAILYGAADEGPANRRLAELLDLLWQTDELRLDRPDPTDEARNAIYYLRDLYAEAAPQVLDNLADTLRGLGVETPPTARPLTFGTWIGGDRDGNPFVTPQVTREVLHIQYEHGLTATEQAMDALINEVSVSRRLRGVSLDLSASLAKDLDALPEVATRFRRVNAEEPYRLKARCVLAKLANTRRRLRQGTPHVPGRDYRGSAELIGDLELMRASLARNAGQLTAMGRLASAIRTISSFGLHLATMDIREHAEAHHAVLAQFYSHVGEATDYPGLGRAERAKLLSEELTGRRPLAAVDTPLTEAARKTFDVFAAIRETQERFGEEVIESYIISMTLGVDDVLAAVVLAREAGLVDVHSGRARIGFVPLLETPAELNAGGELLDELLSLPAYRAVVAARGHVQEVMLGYSDSNKEAGITTSQWSIHRAQRALRDVAARHGVRLRLFHGRGGTVGRGGGPTHEAILAQPYGTLDGAIKVTEQGEVISDKYSLPSLARENLELTIAAVLQSALLHTAPRQPAEQLERWDATMDVVSEAAFRSYRSLVENPDLPAYFWAATPTELLGALNIGSRPAKRPNTGAGLAGLRAIPWVFGWTQTRQIVPGWFGVGSGLAAARAAGHGDILAEMHRSWHFFRTFLSNVEMMLTKTDLTIARRYVETLVPEPLHPIFETISEEYELTKREVLAITASPALLENSPVLQRTLAVRDTYLRPLHHLQVALLRQYRESGLAGRAVATAPGGRRAPGEGTALERALLTTVNGIAAGMRNTG, from the coding sequence ATGACCGACCACCATCACCCCGGCGGCCCGGACGCCGCACTTCGGGCGGACATCCGCCGGCTCGGCACGCTGCTCGGGCAGACCCTCGCCCGGCAGGAGGGCCCGCCGCTGCTGGACCTCGTCGAGGAGGTCCGGGCGCTGGTCCGCACCGACGCCGACGCCGAGGCCGCGGCGGCCCGACTGGGCGCCATGGACATCGCCACCGGCACGAAGCTGGCCCGGGCCTTCTCCACCTACTTCCACCTGGCCAACATCACCGAGCAGGTGCACCGGGCCCGGGACCTGCGCCGGCAGCGGGCCGTCAACGGCGGCTGGCTGGACCAGGCGGCATCGCTGATCGCCGAGCGCGGCGTACCGGCCGACGAGATCGCCGAGGCGGCCCGGCGGCTGGCCGTCCGGCCGGTCTTCACCGCACACCCCACCGAGGCCGCCCGCCGGTCGATCCTGACCAAGCTGCGGGCCATCGCCGACGAACTGGACGCCGAGGCCGCCGCCGCGATCCTGTACGGCGCCGCCGACGAGGGCCCGGCCAACCGCCGGCTCGCCGAACTGCTCGACCTGCTGTGGCAGACCGACGAACTGCGGCTGGACCGTCCGGACCCGACCGACGAGGCCCGCAACGCCATCTACTACCTGCGCGACCTGTACGCCGAGGCCGCACCGCAGGTGCTGGACAACCTCGCCGACACCCTGCGTGGGCTGGGCGTGGAGACCCCGCCCACGGCCCGGCCGCTCACCTTCGGCACCTGGATCGGCGGGGACCGGGACGGCAACCCGTTCGTCACCCCCCAGGTGACCCGCGAGGTGCTGCACATCCAGTACGAACACGGGCTCACCGCCACCGAGCAGGCGATGGACGCACTGATCAACGAGGTGTCGGTGTCCCGCCGGCTGCGCGGGGTGTCCCTGGACCTGTCGGCCAGCCTGGCCAAGGACCTCGACGCGCTGCCCGAGGTGGCCACCCGGTTCCGCCGGGTCAACGCCGAGGAGCCGTACCGGCTCAAGGCGCGCTGCGTGCTGGCCAAGCTCGCCAACACCCGGCGCCGGCTGCGGCAGGGCACCCCACACGTACCGGGGCGCGACTACCGGGGCAGCGCCGAGCTGATCGGCGACCTGGAGCTGATGCGCGCCTCGCTGGCCCGCAACGCGGGCCAGCTCACCGCCATGGGCCGGCTGGCCTCGGCGATCCGGACCATCTCCAGCTTCGGCCTGCATCTGGCCACCATGGACATCCGGGAGCACGCCGAGGCGCACCACGCGGTGCTCGCGCAGTTCTACAGCCACGTGGGCGAGGCGACCGACTACCCCGGGCTGGGCCGGGCCGAACGGGCGAAGCTGCTCTCCGAGGAGCTGACCGGCCGCCGGCCGCTGGCCGCCGTGGACACCCCGCTCACCGAGGCCGCCCGCAAGACCTTCGACGTGTTCGCGGCGATCCGGGAGACGCAGGAACGCTTCGGCGAGGAGGTCATCGAGTCGTACATCATCTCGATGACCCTCGGCGTGGACGACGTGCTCGCGGCCGTGGTGCTGGCCCGGGAGGCCGGGCTGGTGGACGTGCACAGCGGCCGGGCCCGGATCGGCTTCGTGCCGCTGCTGGAGACGCCGGCCGAGCTGAACGCCGGCGGCGAACTCCTGGACGAGCTGCTGTCGCTGCCCGCGTACCGGGCCGTGGTCGCCGCCCGCGGCCACGTGCAGGAGGTGATGCTCGGGTACTCCGACTCCAACAAGGAGGCCGGGATCACCACCTCGCAGTGGTCGATCCACCGGGCGCAGCGGGCGCTGCGCGACGTGGCCGCCCGGCACGGCGTGCGGCTGCGCCTGTTCCACGGCCGGGGCGGCACCGTCGGGCGGGGCGGCGGCCCCACCCACGAGGCGATCCTGGCCCAGCCGTACGGCACGCTTGACGGTGCGATAAAGGTCACCGAGCAGGGCGAGGTGATCTCCGACAAGTACAGCCTGCCCTCGCTGGCCCGGGAGAACCTGGAGCTGACCATCGCCGCGGTGTTGCAGAGCGCGCTGCTGCACACCGCGCCCCGGCAGCCGGCCGAGCAGTTGGAGCGCTGGGACGCGACCATGGACGTGGTCTCCGAGGCCGCCTTCCGGTCGTACCGCTCGCTCGTGGAGAACCCCGACCTGCCGGCCTACTTCTGGGCGGCGACCCCGACCGAGCTGCTCGGCGCGCTGAACATCGGCTCCCGGCCGGCGAAGCGGCCGAACACCGGCGCCGGGCTGGCCGGGTTGCGCGCGATCCCGTGGGTCTTCGGCTGGACGCAGACCCGGCAGATCGTGCCCGGCTGGTTCGGCGTGGGCTCCGGCCTGGCCGCCGCCCGCGCGGCCGGCCACGGCGACATCCTGGCCGAGATGCACCGCAGCTGGCACTTCTTCCGCACGTTCCTGTCGAACGTCGAGATGATGCTGACCAAGACCGATCTCACGATCGCCCGCCGGTACGTCGAGACCCTGGTGCCCGAGCCGCTGCACCCGATCTTCGAGACGATCTCCGAGGAGTACGAGCTGACCAAGCGCGAGGTGCTGGCCATCACCGCGTCCCCGGCGCTGCTGGAGAACTCGCCGGTGCTGCAACGCACGCTCGCGGTCCGGGACACCTACCTGCGGCCGCTGCACCACCTCCAGGTGGCGCTGCTGCGCCAGTACCGCGAGTCCGGGCTGGCCGGGCGGGCGGTGGCCACCGCGCCGGGCGGCCGGCGGGCACCCGGCGAGGGTACGGCGCTGGAGCGCGCCCTGCTCACCACGGTCAACGGCATCGCCGCCGGCATGCGCAACACCGGCTGA
- a CDS encoding septum formation initiator family protein — MNQRRTPSGQRPARQPGRPAARGTGREPRVRASGRLGSVRSPAPGRDAARSANRPASARRAAATGAAERTSAPAPRRVTGRATVLFGVLIALALAYTYPVRLYLNQQSEIARLEAAQDAQRKRIGELSDRAALWQDPEYIKTQAKTRFYMVEPGETPLIPLDDPAGAARDAGHDPAATRTGPAAPWSETLWSSIQAANSENQPVQ; from the coding sequence ATGAACCAGCGCCGTACACCCAGTGGGCAGCGGCCCGCGCGCCAGCCCGGCCGGCCGGCGGCGCGCGGGACCGGCCGCGAACCCCGGGTCCGGGCGTCCGGCCGGCTCGGCTCGGTGCGCAGCCCCGCGCCGGGCCGCGACGCCGCCCGCTCGGCGAACCGGCCGGCGAGCGCCCGGCGGGCCGCCGCGACCGGTGCCGCCGAACGCACCAGCGCACCCGCGCCGCGCCGGGTGACCGGACGGGCCACCGTGCTGTTCGGGGTGCTCATCGCGCTGGCCCTGGCGTACACGTATCCGGTCCGGCTGTACCTCAACCAGCAGTCCGAGATCGCCCGGCTGGAGGCGGCGCAGGACGCCCAGCGCAAGCGGATCGGGGAACTCAGCGACCGGGCCGCGCTCTGGCAGGACCCGGAGTACATCAAGACCCAGGCCAAGACGCGGTTCTACATGGTCGAGCCGGGTGAGACCCCGCTGATCCCGCTGGACGATCCGGCCGGTGCGGCCCGCGACGCCGGTCACGACCCGGCCGCCACCCGGACCGGCCCGGCGGCGCCGTGGTCCGAGACGCTGTGGTCGAGCATCCAGGCGGCCAACAGCGAGAACCAGCCGGTGCAATGA
- a CDS encoding S66 peptidase family protein has protein sequence MQQLRYPAKPRPGDRVAVLSPSAGLPALFPEVYALGLRRLRDELGLEPVEYPSTRVMGASPADRARDLTAAFADPSITAVLATVGGDDQITVVPHLDDEVLRANPKPFFGYSDNTNLLNHLFGLGLVGYHGGSVLVHLGRGGASHPVSMDSLRAALFGSDWYELTPPAEWTDEPGDWRDPGYIHTAPTMFPAEGWRWSGPARVVQGALWGGNLEILSWLLAAGRVGPNPAYAGCVLAIETSEELPPDTEVYRILRNMGERGLLAGFPAVLVGRAKAWEHTRPLPATEKRAYAQAQRAAVCRALAEYAPDAVVVFDLDIGHTDPQQILPYGGTVRVDAVERRIAVRY, from the coding sequence ATGCAGCAACTCCGGTACCCCGCCAAGCCCCGGCCCGGCGACCGGGTGGCGGTGCTGTCGCCCTCCGCCGGCCTGCCGGCACTGTTCCCCGAGGTGTACGCGTTGGGTCTGCGCCGGCTGCGCGACGAACTCGGCCTGGAGCCGGTGGAGTACCCGAGCACCCGGGTGATGGGCGCCAGCCCCGCCGACCGGGCCCGGGACCTGACCGCGGCCTTCGCCGACCCGTCGATCACCGCGGTGCTGGCCACCGTCGGCGGCGACGACCAGATCACCGTCGTTCCGCACCTGGACGACGAGGTGCTGCGGGCCAACCCGAAGCCGTTCTTCGGCTACTCGGACAACACCAACCTGCTCAACCACCTGTTCGGACTGGGCCTGGTGGGCTACCACGGCGGGTCGGTGCTGGTGCACCTGGGCCGCGGCGGCGCCAGCCACCCGGTGAGCATGGACTCGCTGCGCGCCGCCCTGTTCGGCTCCGACTGGTACGAGCTGACGCCGCCGGCCGAATGGACCGACGAGCCCGGCGACTGGCGCGATCCCGGGTACATCCACACCGCCCCGACCATGTTCCCGGCCGAGGGCTGGCGGTGGTCCGGCCCGGCCCGGGTGGTGCAGGGAGCGCTCTGGGGCGGCAACCTGGAGATCCTGTCCTGGCTGCTGGCGGCCGGTCGGGTCGGCCCGAACCCGGCCTACGCCGGATGCGTGCTGGCGATCGAGACGTCCGAGGAGCTGCCGCCGGACACCGAGGTCTACCGGATCCTGCGCAACATGGGCGAGCGGGGACTGCTGGCCGGCTTTCCGGCCGTCCTGGTCGGCCGGGCGAAGGCGTGGGAGCACACCCGCCCGCTCCCGGCCACCGAGAAGCGGGCGTACGCGCAGGCGCAGCGCGCCGCCGTGTGTCGCGCCCTGGCCGAGTACGCCCCGGACGCCGTCGTCGTGTTCGACCTGGACATCGGGCACACCGACCCGCAGCAGATCCTGCCGTACGGCGGCACGGTCCGCGTGGACGCCGTCGAACGGCGGATCGCGGTGCGCTACTGA
- a CDS encoding Ppx/GppA phosphatase family protein, which produces MASRVAAIDCGTNSIRLLVADLPDPDAGPRAALTDVVRRMEIVRLGQGVDRTGRLAPEAIERTRVALAGYAAEIDRLGAERVRMVATSASRDASNADEFRAMVLRTLGTEPEVVTGDEEARLSFTGAVRGLPADTRAPYLVVDIGGGSTEFVVGTATVQAAISVDIGCVRMTERHLHGDPPTDDEVAAARADITAAVDRALAAVPGRQAGTLVGLAGSVTTVTAVALGLTAYDPGRIHHARVPYADVARVTTELLAMTARQRAEIPVMHPGRVDVIGAGALALQVIMERAEMDAVVASEHDILDGIAWSLHRPLVA; this is translated from the coding sequence GTGGCGAGCAGGGTTGCGGCGATCGACTGCGGAACCAACTCGATCCGGCTGCTGGTGGCCGACCTGCCCGACCCGGACGCCGGGCCGCGGGCGGCACTGACCGATGTGGTACGCCGGATGGAGATCGTCCGGCTGGGCCAGGGCGTCGACCGGACCGGCCGGCTGGCGCCCGAGGCGATCGAGCGGACCCGGGTGGCGCTCGCCGGCTATGCGGCCGAGATCGACAGGCTGGGCGCGGAGCGGGTCCGGATGGTCGCCACGTCGGCGTCCCGGGACGCGTCGAACGCCGACGAGTTCCGGGCGATGGTGCTGCGTACCCTCGGCACCGAGCCCGAGGTGGTCACCGGTGACGAGGAGGCCCGGCTGTCGTTCACGGGCGCGGTCCGCGGGCTGCCGGCCGACACCCGAGCGCCGTACCTGGTGGTGGACATCGGCGGCGGCTCGACCGAGTTCGTGGTGGGTACCGCCACGGTGCAGGCCGCGATCTCGGTGGACATCGGCTGCGTCCGGATGACCGAGCGGCACCTGCACGGCGACCCGCCGACCGACGACGAGGTCGCCGCGGCGCGGGCCGACATCACGGCCGCGGTGGATCGGGCGCTGGCCGCCGTGCCCGGGCGGCAGGCCGGCACCCTCGTCGGGTTGGCCGGCTCGGTCACCACGGTCACGGCCGTCGCGCTCGGGCTGACCGCGTACGATCCGGGCCGCATCCACCACGCCCGGGTGCCGTACGCGGACGTGGCCCGGGTGACCACCGAGTTGCTGGCGATGACCGCCCGGCAGCGCGCGGAGATCCCGGTGATGCACCCCGGCCGGGTCGACGTGATCGGCGCGGGCGCCCTGGCGCTCCAGGTCATCATGGAGCGGGCCGAGATGGACGCGGTGGTGGCCAGCGAACACGACATTCTCGACGGCATCGCCTGGAGTCTGCACCGACCGCTCGTTGCCTGA
- a CDS encoding PadR family transcriptional regulator, producing MDTTQLLKGVLDLAVLAVLRDEDGYGYDILRRLRDAGLDEVGDASVYGTLRRLFAAGLLTTYVVPSESGPHRKYYSLNKAGRDQLVRSGKVWRSFARTLDSLLDDGEIAA from the coding sequence GTGGACACCACGCAGCTACTCAAGGGTGTGCTGGATCTCGCGGTCCTGGCCGTGCTTCGCGACGAGGACGGCTACGGGTACGACATCCTGCGCCGGTTGCGCGACGCGGGTCTCGACGAGGTCGGCGACGCGTCGGTCTACGGCACCCTGCGCCGGCTGTTCGCGGCCGGCCTGCTGACCACGTACGTGGTGCCGAGCGAGTCGGGACCGCACCGCAAGTACTACTCGTTGAACAAGGCCGGCCGTGACCAACTCGTCCGGTCCGGGAAGGTCTGGCGATCCTTCGCCCGCACCTTGGACAGCCTGCTCGACGACGGGGAGATCGCCGCATGA
- the eno gene encoding phosphopyruvate hydratase, producing the protein MATIEGIVAREILDSRGNPTIEVEVGLDDGTVARAAVPSGASTGAYEALELRDGDQGRYQGKGVQKAVSNIEDKVVDQLIGYEASEQRLIDQKMLDLDGTADKSGLGANAILGVSLAVAKAAAGSAELSLFRYLGGPNAHLLPVPMMNILNGGAHADSNVDIQEFMIAPIGAPSFSEALRSGAEVYHALKSVLQKRGLSTGLGDEGGFAPDLPSNSAALDLIAEAVEKAGYRVGTDIVFALDVAATEFYDNGVYTFEGAGKSADDMAAYYHKLLDGYPIVSIEDPLAEDDWSGWSSLTASVGERIQVVGDDLFVTNPQRIARGIAEKSANAVLVKVNQIGSLTETFDAVDLSHRAGFKTMMSHRSGETEDTTIADLAVAMGCGQIKTGAPARSERVAKFNQLLRIEEELADAARYAGAGAFPRYRSAA; encoded by the coding sequence GTGGCCACCATCGAGGGAATCGTCGCCCGGGAGATTCTCGACTCGCGCGGCAACCCGACCATCGAGGTCGAGGTCGGGCTGGACGACGGCACAGTGGCGCGGGCGGCCGTGCCGTCCGGTGCGTCCACCGGTGCTTACGAGGCGCTTGAGCTGCGCGACGGCGACCAGGGCCGGTACCAGGGCAAGGGCGTCCAGAAGGCGGTCAGCAACATCGAGGACAAGGTGGTCGACCAGCTCATCGGCTACGAGGCCAGTGAGCAGCGGCTGATCGACCAGAAGATGCTCGACCTGGACGGTACGGCGGACAAGTCCGGGCTGGGCGCCAACGCGATCCTGGGCGTCTCGCTCGCGGTCGCCAAGGCCGCGGCCGGCAGCGCCGAGCTGAGCCTCTTCCGGTACCTGGGCGGCCCGAACGCCCACCTGCTGCCGGTGCCGATGATGAACATCCTGAACGGTGGCGCGCACGCCGACTCGAACGTCGACATCCAGGAGTTCATGATCGCGCCGATCGGCGCGCCGAGCTTCAGCGAGGCCCTGCGCAGCGGCGCCGAGGTGTACCACGCGCTCAAGTCGGTGCTCCAGAAGCGCGGCCTGAGCACCGGGCTGGGCGACGAGGGCGGCTTCGCCCCCGACCTGCCGAGCAACTCCGCGGCGCTCGACCTGATCGCCGAGGCGGTGGAGAAGGCCGGCTACCGGGTGGGCACGGACATCGTCTTCGCCCTGGACGTGGCGGCCACCGAGTTCTACGACAACGGCGTCTACACCTTCGAGGGCGCGGGGAAGTCCGCCGACGACATGGCGGCGTACTACCACAAGCTGCTCGACGGATACCCGATCGTGTCGATCGAGGACCCGCTGGCGGAGGACGACTGGAGCGGCTGGAGCTCGCTGACCGCCTCGGTCGGCGAGCGGATCCAGGTCGTCGGGGACGACCTGTTCGTCACCAACCCGCAGCGGATCGCCCGGGGCATCGCCGAGAAGTCCGCCAACGCGGTGCTGGTCAAGGTCAACCAGATCGGTTCGCTGACCGAGACCTTCGACGCGGTGGACCTGTCGCACCGGGCCGGGTTCAAGACCATGATGAGCCACCGTTCCGGCGAGACCGAGGACACCACCATCGCCGACCTCGCGGTGGCGATGGGCTGCGGGCAGATCAAGACCGGCGCGCCCGCCCGCTCCGAGCGGGTCGCCAAGTTCAACCAGCTGCTGCGGATCGAGGAGGAACTGGCCGACGCCGCGCGCTACGCCGGTGCCGGCGCCTTCCCGCGGTACCGTTCCGCCGCCTGA
- a CDS encoding DUF402 domain-containing protein: MSDRVRVAYTKYDGSLHYHKTALRLGEDQHGTWLGAPSGTVMRKGEDGPPIVSPVANVLLLPRVGWWAATFYDAPFHLNVYCDIATPARWLGPDSVTMIDLDLDVGLRRATGRVERYDEDEFADNSRRYGYPDEVVTQASAAANWLVTAIAARRGPFDGAHQPWLDLLTS; the protein is encoded by the coding sequence ATGTCGGACCGGGTGCGGGTGGCGTACACGAAGTACGACGGCTCGCTGCACTACCACAAGACGGCGCTCCGGCTCGGGGAGGACCAGCACGGCACCTGGCTGGGCGCCCCGAGCGGAACGGTGATGCGCAAGGGCGAGGACGGGCCGCCCATCGTCAGTCCCGTTGCCAACGTACTGCTCCTGCCACGCGTGGGATGGTGGGCCGCCACCTTCTACGACGCGCCGTTCCACCTCAATGTCTACTGCGACATCGCGACTCCGGCCCGCTGGCTCGGGCCGGACAGCGTGACCATGATCGACCTGGACCTCGACGTCGGCCTCCGCCGGGCGACGGGCCGGGTCGAGCGGTACGACGAGGACGAGTTCGCCGACAACAGCCGCCGCTACGGTTACCCCGACGAGGTGGTGACGCAGGCGAGCGCGGCGGCAAACTGGCTGGTCACGGCGATCGCCGCCCGGCGCGGCCCGTTCGACGGCGCCCACCAGCCCTGGCTCGATCTCCTCACCTCGTGA
- a CDS encoding amino-acid N-acetyltransferase, translated as MTGTDVLVRRARTTDVRGIRELIDLYSPDRRLLSKATVTLYEDVQEFRVAVRPADGRVLGCGALHVMWEDLAEIRTVAVHPDCRGRRIGHRIVAELLSAAREVGVDRVFCLTFETGFFGSFGFVEIDGAPVPPAVYEQLLRSYDEGVAEFLDLERVKPNTLGNTRMLLRLAE; from the coding sequence GTGACCGGGACGGACGTGCTGGTACGGCGGGCGCGGACCACCGACGTCCGCGGCATCCGGGAGCTGATCGACCTGTACAGCCCGGACCGCCGGCTGCTCAGCAAGGCCACGGTCACGCTGTACGAGGACGTGCAGGAGTTCCGGGTGGCGGTGCGGCCGGCGGACGGGCGGGTGCTCGGCTGCGGCGCGCTGCACGTGATGTGGGAGGACCTGGCCGAGATCCGCACCGTGGCGGTGCATCCCGACTGCCGGGGCCGGCGGATCGGGCACCGGATCGTGGCCGAGCTGCTGTCGGCGGCCCGGGAGGTCGGGGTCGACCGGGTGTTCTGTCTCACCTTCGAGACCGGCTTCTTCGGCTCGTTCGGTTTCGTCGAGATCGACGGGGCACCCGTGCCGCCGGCCGTGTACGAGCAACTGCTGCGCTCGTACGACGAGGGCGTCGCGGAGTTCCTGGACCTGGAACGGGTCAAGCCCAACACCCTGGGGAACACCCGCATGCTGCTCCGGCTCGCCGAGTAG